The proteins below come from a single Beutenbergia cavernae DSM 12333 genomic window:
- a CDS encoding helix-turn-helix domain-containing protein, which yields MTTPSWKVSPFRAAEYVVRVRRLADVSQRELAAAAGLSQPVVTRIENDGPVAVATLVRILDVARLRLAVLDEDGREVAPFPSDAVRDNAGRRFPAHLDVQPPDVLPYEAIASPRYDRKPPRGWYHRRAARNFLRTAAATPPDHPTVGELADRALRRVRDRMPPEFERPLPFLGTVQERPRDEAA from the coding sequence ATGACCACGCCGTCGTGGAAGGTCTCACCGTTCAGGGCTGCCGAGTACGTGGTGCGCGTGAGGCGGCTCGCCGACGTGAGTCAACGCGAGCTCGCGGCCGCCGCGGGACTGTCGCAGCCGGTCGTGACACGCATCGAGAATGATGGACCGGTCGCTGTGGCGACCCTGGTGCGCATCCTCGACGTCGCGCGGCTGCGGTTGGCGGTCCTCGACGAGGACGGGCGCGAGGTGGCCCCGTTCCCGTCGGACGCGGTGCGGGACAATGCCGGCCGACGGTTTCCGGCGCACCTCGACGTCCAGCCTCCCGACGTCCTTCCGTACGAGGCGATCGCCTCCCCGAGGTACGACCGCAAGCCGCCCCGCGGTTGGTACCACCGCCGCGCCGCCCGCAACTTCCTGAGGACCGCTGCGGCCACGCCGCCCGACCACCCGACGGTCGGCGAGCTCGCCGACCGCGCTCTGCGGCGCGTCAGAGACCGAATGCCACCAGAGTTCGAGAGGCCGCTGCCGTTCCTGGGGACGGTGCAGGAGAGGCCCCGCGACGAGGCTGCCTGA
- a CDS encoding HAD-IIA family hydrolase: MESHPIAAWLTDMDGVLVHEDHALPGAADFIGALRETGTPFQVLTNNSIFTPRDLRARLAATGIDVPEDAIWTSALATARFLATQAPGGSAYAIGEAGLTTALYEVGYVLTAAHPDFVVLGETRTYSFEAITTAIRLIAAGSRFIATNPDTTGPSPHGPLPATGAVAALITKATGREPYFVGKPNPVMIRTALNRIDAHSETTAMIGDRMDTDVVAGMEAGLRTYLVLSGSTNVTQIERYPFRPTQVFDGIGDLVSLVRRD; encoded by the coding sequence ATGGAGTCCCACCCGATCGCCGCCTGGCTCACGGACATGGACGGCGTGCTCGTGCACGAGGACCACGCGCTCCCGGGCGCCGCCGACTTCATCGGTGCCCTGCGCGAGACCGGCACGCCGTTCCAGGTGCTCACGAACAACTCGATCTTCACGCCGCGCGACCTGCGAGCACGCCTGGCGGCCACCGGGATCGACGTGCCAGAGGACGCGATCTGGACGTCGGCCCTCGCGACGGCGCGGTTCCTCGCCACCCAGGCGCCGGGCGGGAGCGCCTACGCGATCGGGGAGGCGGGACTGACGACGGCGCTGTACGAGGTCGGCTACGTCCTCACTGCCGCGCACCCGGACTTCGTGGTCCTCGGCGAGACGCGCACCTACTCGTTCGAGGCGATCACGACGGCGATCCGGCTCATCGCGGCCGGCTCGCGCTTCATCGCGACGAACCCGGACACCACCGGCCCGTCACCGCACGGACCGCTGCCGGCGACCGGCGCCGTCGCCGCCCTCATCACGAAGGCGACCGGCCGCGAGCCGTACTTCGTCGGCAAGCCGAACCCGGTGATGATCCGGACGGCGCTCAACCGGATCGACGCCCACTCGGAGACGACGGCGATGATCGGCGACCGGATGGACACCGACGTCGTCGCCGGCATGGAGGCGGGCCTGCGCACGTACCTGGTGCTGAGCGGATCCACGAACGTGACGCAGATCGAGCGCTACCCCTTCCGTCCCACGCAGGTCTTCGACGGGATCGGCGACCTCGTCAGCCTCGTGCGACGGGACTGA
- a CDS encoding LemA family protein has product MDLTALGIIGIVLAILVLILLIWGIATYNSFVRLRNLVQEAWRQIDVELHRRYDLIPNLVETVKGYAAHERAVFDEVTRARALAATPGATPGQQAQQENVLEQALGRLFAVAEAYPQLRAAENFAQLQAELTNTEDRIAAGRRFYNANVRELNTKVESFPPSVIAGMFGFRRAEYFEANDPTVRARPSVSFQDTAGNVGSYAPTPPPPAGPGAPGYSTGGPSHGGEPGSFQPGQGGGQPGYPRSQPPQG; this is encoded by the coding sequence ATGGACCTGACCGCTCTCGGGATCATCGGCATCGTCCTCGCGATCCTGGTCCTCATCCTGCTCATCTGGGGCATCGCCACGTACAACTCGTTCGTGCGGCTGCGCAACCTCGTGCAGGAGGCGTGGCGGCAGATCGACGTCGAGCTGCACCGCCGGTACGACCTCATCCCGAACCTGGTCGAGACGGTCAAGGGCTACGCGGCGCACGAGCGCGCCGTCTTCGACGAGGTCACCCGCGCCCGCGCGCTGGCCGCCACGCCCGGCGCGACGCCCGGGCAGCAGGCGCAGCAGGAGAACGTCCTCGAGCAGGCGCTCGGGCGGCTGTTCGCCGTCGCCGAGGCGTACCCGCAGCTGCGCGCGGCCGAGAACTTCGCGCAGCTCCAGGCCGAGCTGACCAACACGGAGGACCGCATCGCGGCGGGCCGGCGGTTCTACAACGCGAACGTGCGCGAGCTCAACACCAAGGTGGAGTCGTTCCCGCCGTCGGTCATCGCCGGCATGTTCGGGTTCCGCCGCGCCGAGTACTTCGAGGCGAACGACCCGACCGTTCGTGCGCGGCCCAGCGTCTCGTTCCAGGACACGGCAGGGAACGTCGGTTCCTATGCGCCGACCCCGCCCCCGCCCGCCGGCCCGGGTGCGCCCGGCTACAGCACGGGTGGACCGAGCCATGGTGGGGAGCCTGGGTCGTTCCAGCCCGGCCAGGGCGGTGGCCAGCCCGGCTACCCGCGCTCGCAGCCGCCCCAGGGGTGA
- the pyrE gene encoding orotate phosphoribosyltransferase: protein MTDDTPRARLAALVADLSVVSGKVTLTSGLEADYYVDMRLATLHHEAAPLIGHLLLDVLEEAGLGPGEIDAVGGMTMGADPVAAALLHAAASRGLALDAFVVRKSAKQHGMGRRVEGPDVNGRRVVVVDDTSTTGRSVMTAVEALREAGADVLGVAVVVDRDTGARERLSEAGLPYHWVLDAADLGLA, encoded by the coding sequence GTGACTGATGACACCCCGCGAGCGCGGCTCGCCGCGCTCGTCGCCGACCTGTCCGTCGTGTCCGGGAAGGTCACGCTCACCAGTGGTCTCGAGGCCGACTACTACGTCGACATGCGCCTCGCGACCCTGCACCACGAGGCGGCCCCGCTCATCGGGCACCTGCTGCTCGACGTGCTCGAGGAGGCCGGCCTCGGACCGGGCGAGATCGACGCCGTCGGGGGCATGACGATGGGCGCCGACCCGGTGGCGGCCGCGCTGCTGCACGCGGCGGCGTCGCGCGGACTGGCGCTCGACGCGTTCGTCGTCCGCAAGAGCGCCAAGCAGCACGGCATGGGGCGCCGCGTCGAGGGTCCGGACGTCAACGGTCGCCGCGTCGTCGTCGTCGACGACACCTCGACGACCGGCCGCAGCGTCATGACGGCGGTCGAGGCGCTGCGGGAGGCGGGTGCTGACGTGCTGGGCGTCGCCGTCGTCGTCGACCGGGACACCGGCGCGCGCGAACGTCTCTCCGAGGCCGGCCTGCCCTACCACTGGGTGCTCGACGCCGCCGACCTCGGGCTCGCCTGA
- a CDS encoding SDR family NAD(P)-dependent oxidoreductase: MGRALITGASAGLGLEFAWQLAAGGHDLVLVARDAERLEHHAAQLRAAGGVDVEVLPADLADRAQVERVAERLRDDVAPVGLLVNNAGFGLRQRFVGGDLAAEERALDVMVRAVLVLSHAAAGAMADRGRGAICNVASVAALTASGTYAAHKAWVRTFTETLAAQLAGSGVTATALCPGYTHTEFHERAGLRMSWLPEVGFLDAERVVAAGLRDVSRGVVISTPSLRYKAASAALRVLPRSLVRRIDHRRPPRGA, encoded by the coding sequence ATGGGACGCGCCCTCATCACCGGCGCGAGCGCCGGGCTCGGTCTGGAGTTCGCCTGGCAGCTCGCTGCGGGCGGTCACGACCTGGTCCTCGTCGCCCGGGACGCCGAACGGCTCGAGCATCACGCCGCGCAGCTGCGCGCGGCCGGGGGCGTCGACGTCGAGGTGCTGCCGGCGGACCTCGCGGACCGTGCCCAGGTCGAGCGCGTCGCCGAGCGCCTGCGCGACGACGTCGCTCCCGTCGGCCTGCTCGTCAACAATGCGGGGTTCGGCCTGCGGCAGCGGTTCGTCGGGGGTGACCTGGCGGCGGAGGAGCGCGCGCTCGACGTCATGGTCCGGGCTGTGCTGGTGCTCAGCCACGCGGCGGCCGGCGCGATGGCGGACCGCGGACGCGGCGCGATCTGCAACGTCGCCTCGGTGGCGGCACTGACGGCGTCGGGCACGTACGCGGCGCACAAGGCGTGGGTGCGGACGTTCACCGAGACGCTCGCCGCCCAGCTCGCCGGCTCCGGGGTCACCGCCACCGCCCTGTGCCCGGGCTACACCCACACGGAGTTCCACGAGCGGGCCGGGCTGCGCATGTCGTGGCTGCCCGAGGTGGGGTTCCTCGACGCCGAGAGGGTGGTGGCAGCGGGGTTGCGGGACGTGAGCCGCGGCGTCGTCATCTCGACGCCGTCGCTCCGCTACAAGGCGGCCTCGGCGGCGCTGCGGGTGCTGCCCCGGTCGCTCGTGCGCCGCATCGATCACCGCCGCCCGCCCCGCGGCGCCTGA
- a CDS encoding exodeoxyribonuclease III: MRIATWNVNSIRARAERVAAWLERSDVDVLALQETKVPDEQFPVMSFAAVGYDVVHHGHSQWNGVAIVSRVGIDDVELGFPGQPTWGDPAVAEARALGATCGGVRLWSLYVPNGRTLEDPHYAYKLDWLRALRDAAATWAAEPGAQVALAGDWNIAPLDEDVWDMSLFDGATHVSPAERAAFAALDDAGFAEVTRLHVPQAYTYWDYQRLRFPRNEGMRIDFVLATRALAERVAAVGIDREERKGKGASDHVPVVVEIAGSAA, from the coding sequence GTGCGGATCGCCACCTGGAACGTCAACTCGATCCGGGCGCGCGCGGAACGCGTGGCGGCCTGGCTCGAGCGCTCCGACGTCGACGTCCTCGCCCTGCAGGAGACCAAGGTCCCCGACGAGCAGTTCCCGGTCATGTCGTTCGCGGCGGTGGGCTACGACGTCGTGCACCACGGGCACTCGCAGTGGAACGGCGTCGCGATCGTGTCGCGGGTGGGCATCGACGACGTCGAGCTCGGCTTCCCCGGCCAGCCCACGTGGGGCGACCCCGCCGTCGCGGAGGCGCGCGCGCTCGGCGCGACGTGCGGCGGCGTGCGGCTCTGGAGCCTGTACGTGCCGAACGGCCGCACGCTGGAAGACCCGCACTACGCCTACAAGCTCGACTGGCTGCGCGCGCTGCGTGACGCCGCCGCCACGTGGGCGGCCGAGCCGGGCGCGCAGGTCGCCCTGGCCGGCGACTGGAACATCGCGCCGCTCGACGAGGACGTCTGGGACATGAGCCTGTTCGACGGCGCCACGCACGTCTCCCCCGCGGAGCGTGCGGCGTTCGCCGCTCTCGACGACGCCGGGTTCGCCGAGGTCACGCGGCTCCACGTCCCGCAGGCGTACACGTACTGGGACTACCAGAGGCTGCGCTTCCCGCGGAACGAGGGCATGCGCATCGACTTCGTGCTCGCGACCCGGGCGCTCGCCGAGCGCGTCGCGGCCGTCGGGATCGACCGCGAGGAGCGCAAGGGCAAGGGCGCGAGCGACCACGTACCGGTCGTCGTCGAGATCGCGGGGAGCGCCGCATGA